A genomic window from Lutra lutra chromosome 17, mLutLut1.2, whole genome shotgun sequence includes:
- the CA11 gene encoding carbonic anhydrase-related protein 11: MGVAARLSAPRALVLWAALGAAAHIGPAPDPEDWWSYKDNLQGNFVPGPPFWGLVNAAWSLCAVGKRQSPVDVELKRVLYDPFLPPLRLSTGGEKLRGTLYNTGRHVSFLPAPRPVVNVSGGPLLYSHRLSELRLLFGARDGAGSEHQINHQGFSAEVQLIHFNQELYGNFSAASRGPNGLAILSLFVNVAGSSNPFLSRLLNRDTITRISYKNDAYFLQDLSLELLFPESFGFITYQGSLSTPPCSETVTWILIDRALNITSLQMHSLRLLSQNPPSQIFQSLSGNGRPLQPLAHRALRGNRDPRHPERRCRGPNYRLHVDGAPHGR; this comes from the exons ATGGGGGTTGCTGCTCGTCTGAGCGCTCCTAGGGCGCTGGTACTCTGGGCCGCACTGGGGGCGGCAG CTCACATTGGACCTGCACCTGACCCCGAGGACTGGTGGAGCTACAAGGATAATCTCCAGGGAAACTTCGTGCCAG ggCCTCCCTTCTGGGGCCTAGTGAATGCAGCCTGGAGTCTGTGTGCTGTGGGGAAGCGGCAGAGCCCTGTGGATGTGGAACTGAAGAGGGTCCTTTATGACCCCTTTCTGCCCCCACTGAGACTCAGCACTGGGGGAGAGAAG CTCCGGGGAACACTGTACAACACCGGCCGCCAtgtctccttcctgcctgccccacGGCCCGTGGTCAATGTGTCTGGGGGTCCCCTCCTCTACAGCCACCGACTCAGTGAACTGCGACTGCTCTTTGGAGCACGTGATGGAGCTGGCTCTGAACACCAGATCAACCACCAGGGCTTCTCTGCTGAG GTACAGCTCATCCATTTCAACCAAGAACTCTACGGGAACTTCAGCGCCGCCTCCCGGGGCCCCAATGGCCTGGCCATTCTCAGCCTCTTCGTCAAT GTGGCTGGCAGCTCGAACCCCTTCCTCAGCCGCCTCCTTAACCGGGACACCATCACCCGCATCTCCTACAAGA ATGATGCCTACTTTCTTCAAGACCTGAGCCTGGAGCTCCTGTTCCCCGAATCCTTCGGCTTCATCACTTATCAGGGCTCCCTCAGCacccctccctgctcagagaCTGTCACCTGGATCCTCATTGACCGGGCCCTCAATATCACCTCCCTCCAG ATGCACTCCCTGAGACTCCTGAGCCAGAATCCTCCGTCCCAGATCTTCCAGAGCCTCAGCGGTAACGGCCGGCCCCTGCAGCCCTTGGCCCACAGGGCTTTGAGGGGCAACAGGGACCCGCGGCACCCCGAGAGGCGCTGCCGAGGCCCCAACTACCGCCTGCATG TGGATGGTGCCCCCCATGGTCGCTGA